A single region of the Pseudomonas granadensis genome encodes:
- a CDS encoding DUF3320 domain-containing protein, which yields MTIKIEGVIASKIGFASHQNSVPVLRELTVHNDGESDYSDLELDLVADPPFLEGKTWRLDRLNKESTLHISDRNLTLNAAYLADLTESLSATLVLRLRCNGDVLNSQIFPVELLARNEWGGVNSMPELLPAFAMPNDPAVDRVLKSASDVLRRAGKADGINGYESKSRTRTWELTSAIWSAVCGLKLSYALPPASFENYGQKVRTPSLILEGGVATCLDTALLFTAALEQAGLNPLLLLTKGHAFAGVWLQPQEFSQLITDEASAVRKRIDLKEALVFETTLATQFPVPNFSQAISTAERQVNDDDFIMAIDIHRARMQRIRPLAASIPAAKSDVIQESEVALEALENAPSLPVFDVEIPTEAETPAGKLTLWQRKLLDLTTRNRLLHLPDSAKGVRLICPEPAELEDQLASGKRIRIVSIPDLEAGGRDSALYEQQNRQSLRDEYARSALSRGEVLATLEKSKLEVALIDLYRKARSDLDEGGANTLFLALGFLKWKKSADDPRTYSAPLILLPVKLDRKSALSGVTMTLLEDEPRFNLTLLELLRHDFELIIPGLEGELPTDDSGIDVAGIWNTVRRAIRDVPGFEVTTELVLGTFSFAKYLMWQDLAARSEQLLKSPMVKHLLERSIGGEGFATSGEFPQPHELDRKVSPADLFTPLPADSSQLAAVVASASGCDFVLDGPPGTGKSQTIANMIAHNLALGRRVLFVAEKMAALDVVYRRLEEKGLGEFCLELHSSKTSKVEVLKQLERAWDVRDALTADEWALEAAKLHKLRNRLNEVVGTLHRRQPNGLTVHQAIGRVVRDGVAGLPRITWPEGTCHDADDYARLRDLARRLDLNSEAARNLSADFSLIAPTEWSNGWQESITAVSRELPGVIERLKIACDHLLRATNLPLAVTSGEDIERFCQFVALLVDTHGIDLSFAFTLNASAKIAAAKKAVHILKNYQEIEQSLSVRYASEACRTINLEQFKNDWETGKTKFWFLATLAKKKVGKNLAGQGGAVGLPSVEEDLARLFEMRDLLMSLDSLAADINAVPGWSGVSSDQSAMAVAWELAERLRTLISSNAESPEDLIALRGATQKLVVEANELLGGGGFIAAALHQLIDALEAFSQTSKLFNELSNRPVEGKLTIESLLSASSAISRHEFKLKAWCDWCRVREEAIASGLQPLSDALAIKGLPEGGTVDAFETSYASWFARVMIDAEPLLRNFVPAEHTSDIEAFVRLDEDLSKLTVRYIRAKLCGLIPSKNEIGKQGGFGILKHELQKTRRHKPVRQLAVEMGDAMSKLAPCMLMSPLSIAQYLPADLALFDLVIFDEASQIAPWDAIGSIARGKQVVIAGDPRQMPPTNFFNRAASAAEDDTAEDMESILDECLGAGIPSHSLSWHYRSRHESLIAFSNNRYYDSNLITFPAAETRASAVEWRRVDGVYAKGKGRHNQAEAEAIVTETVKRLMDPAFVASGHTIGIITLNSDQQRLINDLLDRARQQFPQIEPFFQHDIAEPVVVKNLETVQGDERDLIMLGIGYGPTEPGAQVMSMNFGPLNKEGGWRRLNVAITRARREMMIFSSFDSSMIDLNRTNARAVRDLKHFIEFAQRGPRALAEAVQGSVGGYDSPFEEAVAQELRRKGWQVVPQIGVSRFRIDLGIVHPDRPGDYLVGVECDGATYHSAATARDRDKVRSAILQGLGWKLVRLWSTEWWIDKPGALDRLHASLEALLEESRASGLVSETIEKESSMPHLSLVHSAALANDVEKEGVSIASESAASNELPPELKVAKSFALHGSPAIKDVYRVTDFTSVGDRINAEAFYSPEYDAVLAELIAHVLLQEAPILDSVLVQRVARAHGFQRSGRLIRERVLDLTEQNHYLKNDPVDGQFVWHSKNDIAGWNKYRLPATLDDGRSVEEIAAEEILLVASLISAGDMPLEIAKTLGVKRLTGAARERIELAIKSISDF from the coding sequence GGCTTTGCTTCTCACCAGAATTCTGTCCCGGTTCTCAGAGAACTGACCGTACACAACGATGGTGAATCTGATTACAGCGATCTTGAGCTGGACCTTGTTGCGGATCCTCCCTTCCTTGAAGGGAAGACTTGGCGTCTGGATCGACTGAATAAAGAATCGACGTTGCACATTTCTGATCGAAATCTGACGTTGAACGCTGCTTATCTCGCCGACCTGACGGAAAGTCTCAGCGCGACTCTTGTGCTGCGCCTACGTTGCAACGGTGACGTCCTTAATAGTCAAATCTTTCCGGTTGAGCTTTTGGCAAGAAATGAGTGGGGAGGCGTTAACTCGATGCCGGAGTTGCTGCCGGCGTTTGCTATGCCAAATGACCCTGCGGTAGATCGGGTACTTAAATCAGCCTCTGATGTTCTCCGCCGCGCTGGCAAAGCGGATGGCATCAACGGTTACGAAAGTAAATCCAGAACCAGAACCTGGGAGCTCACTTCCGCTATTTGGTCTGCAGTCTGCGGGCTTAAATTGAGCTATGCGCTGCCTCCGGCAAGCTTTGAGAATTATGGCCAGAAAGTCAGAACTCCAAGCCTCATATTGGAGGGGGGCGTGGCAACATGCCTGGATACGGCATTGCTTTTTACAGCAGCATTGGAGCAAGCCGGACTGAATCCACTACTGTTGCTGACAAAAGGTCACGCTTTTGCAGGCGTTTGGTTGCAGCCTCAAGAGTTTTCTCAATTGATCACGGATGAGGCTTCAGCAGTACGAAAACGTATTGATTTGAAAGAAGCTCTGGTTTTTGAAACTACTCTCGCAACGCAATTTCCAGTCCCAAATTTCAGTCAGGCGATTAGTACCGCTGAAAGGCAGGTCAACGATGACGATTTCATCATGGCGATTGATATCCATCGAGCACGCATGCAGCGTATTCGTCCTTTGGCAGCGTCAATTCCAGCGGCCAAATCAGATGTGATTCAAGAGTCGGAGGTGGCGCTGGAGGCGTTGGAGAACGCGCCATCTTTACCGGTCTTTGACGTGGAAATTCCTACCGAGGCAGAAACACCTGCCGGTAAGCTGACATTGTGGCAACGCAAGCTTCTCGACCTGACCACTCGAAATCGGCTATTACATTTACCAGACAGTGCTAAAGGCGTTCGTTTGATTTGTCCTGAGCCCGCTGAGCTGGAAGATCAGCTAGCCAGTGGAAAGCGTATCAGGATCGTTTCTATACCGGATCTTGAAGCTGGAGGTAGAGATTCGGCACTTTATGAACAACAAAATCGACAATCGCTCAGAGACGAATATGCTCGCAGTGCATTGTCTCGTGGTGAGGTACTGGCAACTCTTGAGAAAAGCAAGCTTGAAGTAGCGCTGATTGACCTGTACCGGAAAGCTCGAAGTGATCTTGATGAAGGCGGAGCAAATACTCTCTTTCTTGCACTCGGGTTTTTAAAGTGGAAAAAGTCGGCGGACGATCCAAGAACCTATTCTGCTCCTTTGATTTTGCTACCCGTAAAACTTGATCGTAAAAGTGCGTTGTCCGGTGTGACAATGACTTTGCTTGAGGATGAGCCTCGCTTCAATTTGACCCTGCTCGAACTGTTACGACATGACTTTGAACTCATCATTCCGGGGCTTGAAGGTGAACTTCCCACCGACGATAGTGGCATTGATGTCGCTGGAATCTGGAATACAGTGCGCCGTGCCATCAGGGATGTACCGGGTTTCGAGGTCACCACGGAGCTCGTGCTGGGTACCTTCTCATTTGCAAAATATTTGATGTGGCAGGATCTGGCTGCTCGATCTGAGCAGCTTCTGAAAAGCCCGATGGTCAAGCACTTGTTGGAGCGAAGTATTGGTGGTGAAGGCTTTGCTACGTCAGGGGAGTTTCCGCAGCCTCACGAGTTGGACAGAAAAGTCAGCCCGGCAGATCTTTTCACACCGTTGCCAGCAGATTCCTCCCAGTTGGCAGCAGTCGTTGCTTCCGCCAGCGGTTGTGATTTTGTTCTTGATGGCCCCCCTGGCACCGGTAAGTCACAAACCATCGCCAACATGATCGCCCACAACCTGGCTCTAGGTCGCAGGGTCTTGTTCGTAGCAGAAAAAATGGCCGCTTTGGATGTTGTCTATCGTCGGCTTGAAGAAAAGGGGCTAGGCGAATTCTGTCTTGAGCTGCACTCCAGCAAAACATCCAAAGTGGAAGTCCTCAAACAACTGGAGCGTGCTTGGGATGTTCGCGATGCATTGACCGCTGACGAGTGGGCTTTAGAGGCAGCCAAACTGCACAAACTCCGAAATCGATTGAACGAAGTCGTGGGAACCCTGCATCGTCGACAACCTAATGGATTGACAGTCCATCAGGCTATAGGTCGTGTCGTACGCGATGGGGTCGCCGGTTTACCGCGTATCACATGGCCTGAGGGAACATGTCACGACGCGGACGATTACGCGCGGCTGCGTGATCTTGCCCGGCGTCTTGACCTCAATAGTGAGGCCGCGCGCAATTTGTCAGCTGACTTTTCGCTCATCGCTCCCACCGAATGGTCAAACGGCTGGCAAGAGTCGATCACTGCAGTATCCAGGGAGTTGCCGGGTGTCATTGAACGACTGAAGATTGCCTGTGATCACTTGTTGAGAGCCACCAATCTTCCCCTAGCTGTTACGAGCGGGGAGGATATCGAGCGGTTTTGCCAGTTTGTTGCATTATTGGTAGATACGCACGGTATCGATCTCTCTTTTGCATTCACGTTGAATGCAAGTGCCAAGATCGCTGCAGCCAAGAAAGCTGTGCATATCCTCAAAAATTACCAAGAAATTGAACAGTCGCTGTCGGTGCGTTACGCCTCGGAGGCCTGTCGCACCATCAACCTCGAACAATTCAAAAACGACTGGGAAACTGGCAAGACCAAGTTTTGGTTCCTCGCTACTTTAGCCAAGAAAAAGGTGGGAAAAAACCTTGCGGGTCAGGGCGGAGCGGTAGGACTTCCGAGCGTAGAGGAGGATCTTGCCCGGCTCTTCGAAATGCGTGATCTGCTCATGTCACTGGACAGCTTGGCTGCGGATATAAACGCTGTACCTGGATGGAGCGGAGTTTCTAGTGATCAATCCGCGATGGCAGTAGCCTGGGAACTCGCTGAACGCCTGAGAACGTTGATCAGCTCGAACGCAGAGTCCCCTGAAGATCTTATTGCACTGCGGGGAGCCACTCAAAAGCTCGTCGTAGAAGCCAATGAGTTATTGGGCGGGGGTGGTTTTATCGCAGCAGCGCTTCACCAGTTAATAGATGCATTGGAAGCGTTCAGTCAAACGAGCAAACTCTTCAATGAACTGAGTAACCGCCCGGTAGAGGGCAAATTAACAATTGAGTCATTGCTCAGTGCGTCCAGTGCTATTTCTCGTCATGAGTTTAAGCTGAAAGCGTGGTGCGATTGGTGTCGGGTGCGTGAAGAGGCAATAGCATCCGGGCTTCAACCGTTAAGTGATGCATTGGCAATTAAAGGGTTGCCAGAGGGCGGGACTGTAGACGCGTTTGAAACATCTTATGCAAGCTGGTTTGCAAGGGTGATGATCGACGCCGAGCCGTTGCTGCGTAATTTCGTGCCAGCAGAGCACACTAGCGATATCGAGGCATTTGTACGTCTGGATGAGGATCTTTCCAAGCTGACTGTTCGATACATTCGAGCGAAACTGTGTGGATTGATCCCGTCGAAAAACGAGATCGGCAAGCAAGGTGGTTTCGGCATCTTAAAGCACGAGCTGCAAAAAACACGTCGGCACAAACCCGTCCGACAGCTCGCTGTTGAGATGGGCGATGCAATGTCGAAACTCGCTCCTTGTATGCTAATGAGCCCTCTTTCCATTGCGCAATATCTTCCAGCGGATCTCGCACTTTTTGACTTGGTGATATTCGATGAGGCTTCGCAGATTGCTCCATGGGATGCCATCGGATCAATCGCGAGGGGCAAGCAGGTAGTCATTGCGGGTGATCCCCGTCAGATGCCTCCAACCAACTTTTTCAATCGCGCCGCGTCTGCCGCAGAAGATGATACTGCTGAAGACATGGAGAGCATTTTGGATGAGTGTCTAGGCGCAGGTATCCCAAGCCATAGCCTCAGTTGGCACTACCGGAGTCGCCACGAAAGCTTGATCGCTTTTTCGAACAATCGCTACTACGACAGCAATCTCATCACCTTCCCTGCGGCTGAAACGCGTGCCAGCGCTGTGGAGTGGCGACGTGTTGATGGCGTCTACGCGAAAGGTAAGGGCAGGCATAATCAGGCCGAGGCCGAGGCCATCGTTACCGAGACTGTGAAGCGTTTGATGGATCCAGCGTTTGTAGCGAGCGGTCATACTATTGGGATCATTACTCTCAATAGCGATCAGCAAAGATTGATCAACGACCTGTTGGATAGGGCACGGCAACAATTTCCGCAGATCGAACCGTTCTTCCAGCATGACATTGCCGAACCCGTCGTCGTTAAAAATCTGGAAACAGTGCAAGGCGATGAGCGCGATTTGATAATGCTAGGTATCGGGTATGGACCAACCGAACCGGGCGCGCAGGTTATGTCGATGAACTTCGGTCCATTGAACAAAGAAGGCGGATGGCGACGTTTGAATGTGGCGATAACCCGGGCCCGCAGGGAAATGATGATTTTCTCATCTTTTGATTCTTCGATGATTGATTTAAATCGCACCAACGCCCGCGCTGTTCGTGATCTGAAGCACTTCATTGAATTTGCCCAGAGAGGGCCAAGAGCACTCGCGGAGGCAGTGCAAGGTTCAGTGGGGGGGTATGATTCACCCTTTGAGGAAGCTGTTGCTCAAGAGCTGAGACGAAAAGGCTGGCAAGTCGTGCCGCAAATTGGGGTATCTCGTTTCCGCATTGATCTAGGTATCGTCCATCCAGACAGGCCTGGCGACTATCTGGTTGGTGTCGAATGTGACGGTGCAACCTATCACAGTGCGGCTACCGCTCGAGATCGTGACAAAGTTCGTAGTGCAATTCTTCAAGGTTTGGGCTGGAAGCTGGTTCGCCTCTGGTCTACAGAGTGGTGGATTGACAAGCCTGGCGCGCTGGACCGATTACATGCATCTCTTGAAGCTCTTTTGGAAGAGTCCCGCGCATCCGGACTTGTTAGTGAAACAATTGAAAAGGAATCATCCATGCCTCATTTGTCATTGGTGCACAGCGCTGCATTAGCAAATGACGTGGAGAAAGAGGGCGTTTCTATTGCATCAGAGAGTGCTGCTTCTAACGAACTACCTCCAGAGCTCAAGGTCGCGAAGTCGTTTGCACTGCATGGCTCACCCGCCATTAAAGATGTATATCGTGTAACCGATTTCACGAGCGTGGGTGACAGAATCAATGCAGAGGCATTTTACTCACCTGAATATGATGCGGTTCTCGCTGAGCTGATTGCACATGTGTTATTGCAAGAGGCCCCTATCCTCGATTCAGTGTTGGTACAGCGTGTGGCCCGAGCACATGGCTTTCAACGCTCTGGGCGGCTTATTAGAGAGCGAGTTCTCGACCTGACAGAACAAAATCATTATCTGAAAAATGATCCAGTTGATGGTCAATTTGTTTGGCATTCGAAAAATGATATTGCTGGGTGGAACAAATATCGGTTACCAGCGACATTGGATGATGGAAGGTCAGTGGAGGAGATCGCCGCTGAGGAAATACTGTTGGTTGCCTCTTTGATATCCGCCGGCGATATGCCTTTGGAAATTGCCAAAACCCTTGGCGTGAAGCGTTTGACTGGAGCGGCACGTGAAAGAATAGAGCTCGCAATCAAATCGATATCTGATTTTTAG
- a CDS encoding LysR substrate-binding domain-containing protein — MPALSFLRAITSGWRLHEMTTAAQVKALKEKRIDACVFRVGYDDPQLRNELLIYEPIHVIMPADHPLARRAALAPADLAQEPFVALELKQSRFANFLYQCCVQAGFTLQIRQQVIEVQTLLSLVRVGVGVGVALLPTSIE; from the coding sequence TTGCCCGCTCTCTCCTTTTTGCGCGCCATTACTTCAGGCTGGCGCCTGCACGAAATGACCACGGCGGCGCAGGTCAAGGCCCTGAAGGAAAAACGCATCGATGCTTGCGTGTTTCGTGTCGGTTATGACGATCCGCAGTTGCGCAATGAACTGTTGATCTACGAGCCGATCCACGTGATCATGCCGGCGGACCATCCGCTGGCCCGGCGCGCGGCGCTGGCCCCGGCGGATCTGGCGCAGGAACCGTTCGTGGCGCTGGAGTTGAAGCAGTCGCGGTTTGCCAACTTTCTCTATCAGTGCTGCGTCCAGGCCGGCTTCACCCTGCAGATTCGCCAGCAAGTGATCGAGGTGCAAACCTTGCTCAGCCTGGTGCGCGTCGGCGTCGGCGTCGGGGTGGCGTTGTTGCCGACGTCCATCGAGTAG
- a CDS encoding helix-turn-helix transcriptional regulator codes for MSQEVLTTETNRRQLQQIIAGLSDGVILLELDQSILWANEAALAMHGVSRIGDLGSNAEEYAKRFSLRYRNNHTLPPENYPISRVARCEMFSDVLIEVSPADDPERIWVHSVRSMVLTDRLGQPESLVLIMSDVTDWANAEQRFEKTFNANPAPAVICRLSDLRYIKVNPGFLEMTGYSREQVIGTSAYEIDIFEQAEKRDLAIQRLRDVATIPQMQAELRLPDGGSKQVIVAGQPLLLNDENCMLFSFVDMEPRRKVELALRQSEERFAKAFRLTPVPILICSADQQEVIDVNQAFLETLAYEADDVLGKTVTQLKFIDDEGESTRLLAALANNARVDRVDVRVRKRDDELLECAVSADTVKIHDTSCYLLVLMDMTERKRSELELVAAIEEVMKDASWFSRTLIEKLANVKKINSPQLPSASFTDLTARERDVLGLICEGLADKEIAARLKLAPNTVRNHVATVYSKLDVHSRSEAIVWARERGLFSGEWGAKGQR; via the coding sequence ATGAGCCAGGAAGTCCTGACCACCGAAACCAATCGTCGCCAGTTGCAGCAAATCATCGCCGGGCTGTCCGACGGGGTGATTTTGCTGGAACTCGATCAAAGCATTCTGTGGGCCAACGAAGCGGCGCTGGCCATGCATGGCGTTAGCCGCATCGGCGACCTGGGCAGCAATGCCGAGGAATACGCCAAGCGGTTCAGCCTGCGCTATCGCAACAATCACACGTTGCCACCGGAGAACTATCCGATCAGCCGCGTTGCGCGCTGCGAGATGTTCAGTGACGTGCTGATCGAAGTCTCGCCCGCCGATGACCCGGAGCGCATCTGGGTGCACAGCGTGCGCAGCATGGTGCTGACCGACCGTTTGGGCCAGCCCGAGTCGCTGGTGCTGATCATGAGTGACGTCACCGACTGGGCCAACGCCGAGCAGCGCTTCGAAAAAACCTTCAATGCCAACCCGGCGCCGGCGGTGATCTGCCGCCTTAGCGATTTGCGCTATATCAAGGTCAACCCGGGGTTTCTCGAAATGACCGGCTACAGCCGCGAACAAGTGATCGGAACCTCGGCGTACGAAATCGATATCTTCGAACAGGCCGAGAAACGCGATCTGGCCATTCAGCGCCTGCGCGACGTCGCGACCATCCCGCAGATGCAGGCCGAACTGCGCCTGCCCGATGGCGGCAGTAAACAAGTGATCGTCGCTGGGCAACCGCTGTTGCTCAACGATGAGAATTGCATGCTGTTTTCCTTCGTCGACATGGAACCGCGGCGCAAGGTCGAACTCGCCCTGCGTCAGAGCGAAGAGCGTTTCGCCAAGGCGTTCCGCCTGACCCCGGTGCCGATTCTGATCTGCAGCGCAGACCAGCAAGAAGTCATCGACGTCAATCAGGCGTTTCTTGAAACGCTGGCGTATGAGGCTGATGACGTCCTCGGTAAAACCGTCACCCAGTTGAAGTTCATCGATGATGAAGGCGAGAGCACGCGGCTGCTCGCGGCGCTGGCAAACAATGCTCGAGTAGACCGGGTGGACGTGCGCGTGCGCAAGCGCGACGACGAATTGCTCGAGTGCGCGGTGTCGGCGGACACGGTGAAGATCCACGACACGTCGTGCTATCTGCTGGTATTGATGGACATGACCGAGCGCAAGCGCTCCGAGCTGGAACTGGTCGCCGCGATTGAAGAGGTGATGAAGGATGCGTCGTGGTTCAGCCGCACGCTGATCGAAAAACTGGCCAACGTGAAGAAGATCAATTCGCCGCAGTTGCCGAGCGCGTCGTTCACCGATTTGACCGCGCGCGAACGCGATGTCCTGGGGCTGATCTGCGAGGGTCTGGCAGACAAGGAAATCGCCGCACGGTTGAAGCTCGCGCCCAACACCGTGCGCAATCATGTTGCTACTGTGTACTCCAAGCTCGACGTTCACAGCCGCAGCGAGGCAATCGTCTGGGCCCGAGAACGCGGGTTGTTTTCCGGAGAGTGGGGTGCCAAGGGGCAACGCTAG
- a CDS encoding DUF1652 domain-containing protein, whose translation MMSLAQLRAQLECSFAPRACECSVDGDHSLTVKLYHMDSGAVDLVISGLNLDKLRTPESVQALVDELRYELESNSLRSSADSGC comes from the coding sequence ATGATGAGTCTTGCACAGTTGCGTGCGCAGCTTGAGTGCAGTTTTGCGCCGCGGGCCTGTGAGTGTTCGGTCGATGGCGATCATTCGCTGACGGTCAAGCTTTACCATATGGACTCGGGAGCGGTGGATCTGGTGATCAGTGGTCTGAATCTCGATAAGTTGCGCACACCGGAGTCGGTGCAAGCGCTGGTCGATGAATTGCGCTATGAGCTGGAAAGCAATTCGTTGCGCTCATCGGCAGATTCAGGCTGTTGA
- a CDS encoding SDR family oxidoreductase, whose translation MSKTQLFDLDGKIAFVSGASRGIGEAIAKLLAQQGAHVIVSSRKLDGCQHVADAIIAAGGKATAVACHIGEMEQIAQVFAGIKEQFGRLDILVNNAATNPQFCNVLDTDLGAFQKTVDVNIRGYFFMSVEAGKLMRENGGGSIINVASINGISPGIFQGIYSVTKAAVINMTKVFAKECAQFGIRCNALLPGLTDTKFASALVKNDAILKQALTQIPLKRVADPSEMAGAVLYLASDASSYTTGVALNVDGGFLS comes from the coding sequence ATGTCCAAGACTCAGTTGTTCGACCTCGACGGCAAGATCGCTTTCGTCTCCGGCGCCAGCCGTGGTATCGGTGAAGCGATCGCCAAGCTGCTGGCCCAGCAAGGCGCCCACGTGATCGTTTCAAGCCGCAAGCTCGACGGCTGTCAGCATGTCGCCGACGCGATCATCGCCGCCGGCGGCAAAGCCACCGCCGTGGCCTGCCACATTGGTGAAATGGAGCAGATTGCCCAAGTGTTCGCCGGGATCAAGGAACAGTTCGGCCGCCTCGACATTCTGGTCAACAACGCCGCGACCAACCCGCAGTTCTGCAACGTGCTGGACACCGACCTGGGGGCGTTTCAAAAGACCGTCGACGTGAACATCCGTGGCTACTTCTTCATGTCGGTCGAAGCCGGCAAGCTGATGCGCGAAAACGGCGGCGGCAGCATCATCAACGTCGCCTCGATCAACGGCATCTCGCCGGGAATCTTTCAGGGCATCTATTCGGTGACGAAAGCGGCTGTGATCAACATGACCAAAGTGTTCGCCAAGGAATGCGCGCAATTCGGCATCCGCTGCAACGCCCTGCTGCCGGGCCTGACCGACACCAAGTTCGCCTCGGCACTGGTGAAAAACGATGCGATCCTCAAACAGGCACTGACGCAGATCCCGCTCAAGCGCGTCGCCGATCCAAGCGAAATGGCTGGCGCCGTGCTGTACCTGGCCAGCGATGCATCGAGCTACACCACCGGTGTGGCGCTGAACGTGGACGGCGGTTTCCTGTCCTGA
- a CDS encoding phosphotransferase family protein, with product MALTDQSTRIRSGEELDASLIDPYLKAHIPGLTGIPAISQFPGGASNLTYLLEYPAQEFVLRRPPFGHKAKSAHDMGREFRILNQLRDGFPYCPKAYVHCTDESVIGAEFYVMERVKGIILRSDLPPELSLDSAKTEALCKSFIDRFVELHRVDYNACGLGDLGKPEGYVARQIKGWSERYEKALTPDAPHWEQVKAWLNDKMPADHPTSSIVHNDYRFDNVILDPQNPMQIIGVLDWELTTLGDPLMDLGNTLAYWIQADDPAPVQLMRRQPSHAPGMLTRREFVDYYAERSGIQIDNFDFYYTYGLFRLAGIVQQIYYRFYHGQTQDKRFAQFIHMNKLLEQMSLQVIAKSSL from the coding sequence ATGGCGCTTACTGACCAGTCCACCCGTATCCGCTCCGGCGAAGAACTCGATGCCAGCCTGATCGATCCGTACCTCAAAGCGCACATTCCAGGCCTGACCGGCATTCCTGCAATCAGCCAGTTTCCCGGTGGTGCGTCGAACCTGACCTACCTGCTGGAATACCCCGCGCAGGAATTCGTCCTGCGGCGTCCGCCCTTCGGCCACAAAGCCAAATCCGCCCATGACATGGGCCGCGAATTCCGCATCCTCAATCAATTGCGCGACGGTTTCCCGTACTGCCCGAAAGCCTATGTGCACTGCACCGACGAATCGGTGATCGGCGCCGAGTTCTACGTGATGGAGCGGGTCAAGGGCATCATCCTGCGCTCGGATCTGCCGCCGGAACTGAGTCTCGACTCAGCGAAGACCGAAGCGCTGTGCAAAAGCTTTATCGACCGCTTCGTCGAACTGCACCGCGTCGACTATAACGCTTGTGGCCTGGGCGATCTGGGCAAACCTGAAGGCTATGTCGCCCGCCAGATCAAAGGCTGGAGCGAGCGCTACGAGAAAGCCCTGACCCCGGATGCGCCGCACTGGGAGCAGGTCAAAGCCTGGCTCAACGACAAGATGCCCGCCGACCATCCGACATCGAGCATCGTCCACAATGATTATCGCTTCGACAACGTCATCCTCGACCCTCAGAACCCGATGCAGATCATCGGCGTGCTCGACTGGGAACTGACCACCCTCGGCGATCCGCTGATGGATCTGGGCAACACCCTCGCCTACTGGATACAAGCTGACGACCCGGCGCCCGTGCAGTTGATGCGCCGCCAGCCGAGCCATGCGCCGGGCATGCTCACCCGCCGTGAGTTCGTCGATTACTACGCCGAACGTTCGGGCATCCAGATCGATAACTTCGACTTCTACTACACCTACGGCCTGTTCCGCCTCGCCGGTATCGTGCAGCAGATCTACTACCGCTTCTACCATGGCCAGACCCAGGACAAACGCTTCGCGCAGTTCATTCACATGAACAAACTGCTGGAGCAGATGAGCCTGCAGGTCATCGCCAAATCGAGCCTCTGA
- a CDS encoding 2-hydroxyacid dehydrogenase, protein MPATVLVLVETINDYLPILEHQGFHLILAPTPAERAQAIASHGSRIDAVLTRGPLGLTAEEIAVLPALKIITVIGAGYEQVDLQAASDRGITVTNGAGVNASSVADHAMAMLLALVRDIPRCDAAVRRGEWPKIMRPSLAGKRLGILGLGAVGMAIAKRANLGFDMSISYHNRQVRNDVPYAFCSTPTELARAADFLIVATPGGVGTQHLVTRSVLDALGPNGFIVNIARASVIDTEDLMTALEQRRIAGAALDVFDHEPQVPDALKTLNNVLLTPHVAGLSPEAMQGTVELVGKNLVAFFSGQAVLTPVSLPPRLNDQRLS, encoded by the coding sequence ATGCCCGCAACCGTTCTGGTACTGGTTGAAACCATCAATGACTATCTGCCGATTCTCGAACATCAGGGTTTTCACCTGATTCTCGCGCCCACACCTGCCGAACGTGCACAAGCCATTGCCAGCCACGGCAGCCGCATCGACGCAGTGCTGACCCGTGGTCCGCTGGGCCTCACCGCCGAGGAAATCGCCGTCCTGCCCGCGCTGAAGATCATCACCGTGATTGGCGCCGGTTACGAGCAAGTGGATTTGCAGGCGGCCAGTGATCGCGGGATTACCGTGACCAATGGCGCCGGGGTCAACGCCTCGTCAGTGGCTGACCATGCGATGGCGATGCTGTTGGCGCTGGTACGCGATATACCCCGTTGTGATGCCGCCGTACGCCGTGGTGAATGGCCGAAGATCATGCGTCCGTCGCTGGCCGGCAAACGCCTGGGCATTCTCGGGCTTGGTGCAGTGGGCATGGCGATCGCCAAACGGGCCAATCTTGGTTTCGACATGTCGATCAGTTATCACAACCGTCAGGTGCGAAACGATGTGCCTTACGCGTTCTGCTCGACCCCGACCGAGCTGGCACGGGCTGCGGATTTTCTGATTGTCGCGACGCCGGGTGGCGTTGGCACGCAGCACCTGGTTACTCGCTCGGTACTCGATGCGCTGGGCCCGAATGGCTTCATCGTCAATATCGCCCGTGCCAGTGTCATCGATACTGAAGATCTGATGACGGCTCTCGAACAACGGCGAATCGCCGGTGCCGCCCTCGATGTGTTCGACCACGAGCCACAAGTGCCCGATGCCTTGAAAACCCTCAATAACGTGTTGCTGACCCCGCACGTTGCCGGTCTGTCACCGGAAGCCATGCAGGGTACGGTGGAGCTGGTCGGGAAAAACCTTGTGGCGTTTTTCTCCGGGCAAGCGGTGCTCACCCCCGTTTCCCTCCCGCCCCGACTCAACGACCAGCGCCTTTCCTGA